One window from the genome of Longimicrobium terrae encodes:
- a CDS encoding ArsR/SmtB family transcription factor translates to MSSSRGSAALKLDEAVPVFAALGDATRLGLVGRLSAEGPLSITRLSEGTGVTRQAVTRHLHALGDAGLVRDSRRGRERVWALNLERLATARSYLDEISAQWDDAAERLRAFVEND, encoded by the coding sequence ATGTCGAGTAGCCGCGGCTCGGCGGCGCTCAAGCTGGACGAGGCCGTGCCCGTGTTCGCCGCCCTGGGCGACGCCACGCGGCTCGGCCTGGTGGGGCGGCTTTCCGCGGAGGGGCCGCTTTCCATCACCCGGCTCAGCGAGGGCACCGGGGTGACGCGCCAGGCCGTCACGCGGCACCTGCACGCGCTGGGCGATGCGGGTCTTGTGCGGGACAGCAGGCGCGGCCGCGAGCGGGTGTGGGCGCTCAACCTGGAGCGGCTGGCCACCGCGCGAAGCTACCTGGACGAGATTTCCGCGCAGTGGGACGATGCCGCCGAGCGTCTCCGCGCCTTTGTAGAGAACGATTGA
- a CDS encoding nitronate monooxygenase, with translation MIASVTHPLIIQGGMGVGVSNWVLAKAVALRGHMGVVSGTSIDSLMIRRLQDGDMGGHIRRAMEAFPFPDVCTDVLTRYFRPDGLGEGESYKEIPMYRQVVSKVREQLTVLASFVEVYLAKEGHSGPVGINLLTKVQMPNLATLYGAMLAQVDYVLMGAGIPKDIPGVLDRFAAHEPASMKFDVEGLARDETAVLSFDPRVHSATPPVPMKRPYFLPIIASNSLATMLVRKASGRVDGFIIEAPTAGGHNAPPRGELTLNERGEPIYGERDEVDLEKMKDHGLPFWLAGSAGSPERLQAALDAGAAGIQVGTLFAYAEESGITPELKADVIRQAQEDRIDVLTDGRASPTGFPFKVVQIGGTMADPATYAKRKRVCDLGYLREAYRRPDGRIDYRCAAEPVDTYVKKGGCVEDTAGRKCLCNALFAVVGHPQHRTDGSVEQPLITSGDELKNIRRFIGSDRSGYTAGEVIDYLMSGLREIRRFIPTMSVPQQQTSARS, from the coding sequence ATGATCGCATCCGTCACGCACCCGCTCATCATTCAGGGCGGCATGGGGGTAGGGGTCTCGAACTGGGTGCTGGCCAAGGCCGTCGCTCTGCGGGGTCACATGGGCGTCGTGTCCGGCACCTCCATCGACTCACTGATGATCCGGCGGCTGCAGGACGGCGACATGGGCGGGCACATCCGCCGCGCCATGGAGGCGTTCCCGTTCCCCGACGTGTGCACGGACGTTCTTACGCGGTACTTTCGCCCCGACGGCCTGGGCGAAGGCGAGTCGTACAAGGAAATCCCCATGTACCGCCAGGTGGTGAGCAAGGTGCGCGAACAGCTCACCGTGCTGGCGTCGTTCGTGGAGGTGTACCTGGCCAAGGAAGGGCACTCCGGGCCCGTGGGCATCAACCTGCTCACCAAGGTGCAGATGCCCAACCTGGCCACGCTGTACGGCGCCATGCTGGCCCAGGTGGACTACGTGCTGATGGGCGCCGGCATCCCCAAGGACATCCCGGGCGTGCTGGACCGCTTTGCCGCGCACGAGCCCGCGTCCATGAAGTTCGACGTCGAGGGGCTGGCGCGCGACGAGACGGCGGTGCTGAGCTTTGACCCGCGCGTGCATTCCGCCACGCCACCGGTGCCCATGAAGCGGCCCTACTTCCTTCCCATCATCGCCTCCAACTCGCTGGCCACCATGCTGGTGCGCAAGGCGTCGGGGCGGGTGGACGGGTTCATCATCGAGGCGCCCACTGCGGGCGGCCACAACGCCCCGCCCCGCGGCGAGCTGACGCTGAACGAGCGCGGCGAGCCGATCTACGGCGAGCGCGACGAGGTCGATCTGGAAAAGATGAAGGACCACGGGCTTCCCTTCTGGCTGGCCGGCAGCGCGGGCTCGCCGGAGCGGCTGCAGGCCGCGCTGGACGCGGGCGCCGCGGGGATCCAGGTGGGAACGCTGTTCGCCTACGCCGAAGAGTCGGGGATCACGCCGGAGCTCAAGGCCGACGTCATCCGCCAAGCGCAGGAAGACCGCATCGACGTGCTCACGGACGGCCGCGCGTCGCCCACGGGCTTTCCGTTCAAGGTGGTGCAGATCGGCGGCACCATGGCCGACCCCGCCACGTACGCCAAGCGCAAGCGCGTGTGCGACCTGGGCTACCTGCGCGAGGCGTACAGGCGCCCCGACGGCCGCATCGACTACCGCTGCGCCGCCGAGCCGGTGGACACGTACGTCAAGAAGGGCGGCTGCGTGGAGGATACCGCCGGGCGCAAGTGCCTGTGCAACGCGCTGTTCGCGGTGGTGGGCCATCCGCAGCACCGCACGGACGGCAGTGTGGAGCAGCCGCTGATCACCAGCGGCGACGAGCTCAAGAACATCCGCCGCTTCATCGGCAGCGACCGCAGCGGGTACACGGCGGGCGAGGTGATCGACTACCTGATGAGCGGGCTGCGCGAGATTCGCCGGTTCATTCCCACGATGTCGGTTCCGCAGCAGCAGACGTCCGCCAGGAGCTGA
- the hemQ gene encoding hydrogen peroxide-dependent heme synthase, whose protein sequence is MSQIAPATLEGWYALHQVFSMDWAALRAAGPAARAELAAEATALFNELAKGADGTWSAPFRLAGGGADWLFVHFRPTLDELADVQRRVSDSALGAYLRREYDYLSITEAGLYHATAEAAGEHKPGSDEFRARIAESMAAEAASAHVRSRLYPQVPEGMRYVSFYPMTKRREQGANWYSLPVADRSRLMREHGMTGRTFAGRVFQVITGSVGLDDWEWGVTLFARDPLEFKRIVTEMRYDEASAVYGEFGRFFTGIRFAPEEWASHLGVVAG, encoded by the coding sequence ATGTCGCAGATCGCACCGGCCACGCTGGAAGGGTGGTACGCCCTTCACCAGGTGTTTTCGATGGACTGGGCCGCCCTGCGCGCCGCCGGCCCCGCCGCGCGCGCCGAACTGGCCGCTGAAGCCACGGCGCTCTTCAACGAACTGGCCAAGGGGGCAGACGGCACGTGGAGCGCGCCCTTCCGCCTGGCGGGCGGTGGCGCGGACTGGCTGTTCGTGCACTTTCGCCCCACGCTGGACGAACTGGCCGACGTGCAGCGCCGCGTGAGCGACAGCGCGCTGGGCGCGTACCTGCGCCGCGAGTACGACTACCTTTCCATCACCGAGGCCGGCCTGTACCACGCCACCGCCGAGGCCGCGGGCGAGCACAAGCCCGGCTCCGACGAGTTCCGCGCCCGCATCGCCGAGTCCATGGCCGCCGAAGCCGCCTCGGCGCACGTGCGCAGCCGCCTGTATCCGCAGGTGCCGGAAGGGATGCGCTACGTTTCCTTCTATCCCATGACCAAGCGGCGCGAGCAGGGCGCCAACTGGTATTCGCTCCCGGTGGCGGACCGCAGCCGCCTGATGCGCGAGCACGGAATGACGGGGCGCACCTTTGCCGGGCGGGTCTTCCAGGTCATCACCGGCAGCGTGGGGCTGGACGACTGGGAATGGGGCGTGACCCTGTTCGCCCGCGACCCGCTGGAGTTCAAGCGCATCGTCACCGAGATGCGCTACGACGAGGCGAGCGCGGTGTACGGCGAGTTCGGCCGGTTCTTTACCGGCATCCGATTTGCCCCCGAGGAGTGGGCGTCGCACCTTGGCGTGGTAGCGGGGTAG
- a CDS encoding MlaE family ABC transporter permease, translating into MNWITPFEAVGRGTIGVLSDFGRFSRFIAQTGQALWDVRTWLSLTAGQMRKLGVNSLPIALFLSAFTGIVLALQASYTFTGAIPLYFVGTLVGKTMMLELGPVLTGLAMSGRVGANIAAELGTMRVSEQIDALETMAYNPHSYLVLPRVIAGTLMVPIIVTFSNVIGIACGWVTAMQMLDMSSQQFVLGLRLFFDPFDITYYLIKSVSFGFVITILGCYQGFYTEGGAEGVGVATTRAVVLASVMILVLDAFWAATLLQT; encoded by the coding sequence ATGAACTGGATCACCCCCTTTGAAGCCGTCGGCCGCGGCACGATCGGCGTGCTGTCCGACTTCGGTCGGTTCAGCCGCTTCATCGCGCAGACCGGTCAGGCGTTGTGGGACGTACGCACCTGGCTTTCCCTGACCGCGGGGCAGATGCGCAAGCTGGGGGTGAACTCGCTCCCCATTGCGCTCTTTCTGTCCGCGTTCACCGGAATCGTGCTGGCGCTGCAGGCGTCGTACACCTTCACCGGCGCCATCCCGCTGTACTTCGTGGGTACGCTGGTGGGCAAGACCATGATGCTGGAGCTGGGCCCGGTGCTTACGGGGCTGGCCATGTCCGGCCGCGTGGGCGCCAACATCGCGGCCGAACTGGGCACCATGCGCGTGTCGGAGCAGATCGACGCGCTGGAAACGATGGCGTACAACCCGCACTCGTACCTGGTACTGCCCCGGGTGATCGCGGGAACGCTCATGGTTCCCATCATCGTCACCTTCAGCAACGTCATCGGCATCGCCTGCGGGTGGGTTACGGCCATGCAGATGCTGGACATGAGCAGCCAGCAGTTCGTGCTGGGGCTGCGGCTCTTCTTTGATCCGTTCGACATCACCTACTACCTGATCAAGTCCGTTTCCTTCGGCTTCGTCATCACCATCCTGGGCTGCTACCAGGGGTTCTACACCGAGGGCGGCGCCGAGGGCGTGGGCGTGGCCACGACGCGCGCGGTGGTGCTGGCGAGCGTGATGATCCTGGTGCTGGACGCCTTCTGGGCCGCCACGCTGCTGCAGACGTGA
- a CDS encoding ATP-binding cassette domain-containing protein, whose translation MSIELIDVHKSFGPKQILRGLNLEVKEGQTVSLVGFSGAGKSLTLKHIAGLMTPDRGTIKVDGQNIPTLSRQDLYKLRLDIGYVFQFAALFDSMTIAENLSMGLIKKGGMSASEIRDRVAESLDRVGLSGFQDRYPSEMSGGQQKRAGLARAVAYRPKYLLYDEPTSGLDPVTTEVIDRLILKMKEDLGVTSLVITHDMKSAYNISDRIAMLFEGRVVEEGTPEEFQRSRHPLVRGFVEGRPEVIEEAQRQMAEEAANGGDGHRGHGSQGRHA comes from the coding sequence GTGAGCATCGAACTCATCGACGTGCACAAGTCGTTCGGCCCCAAGCAGATCCTGCGCGGGCTGAACCTTGAGGTCAAGGAAGGCCAGACCGTTTCGCTGGTGGGCTTTTCGGGCGCGGGCAAGTCGCTGACGCTCAAGCACATCGCGGGGCTGATGACGCCGGACCGCGGCACCATCAAGGTGGACGGGCAGAACATTCCCACGCTGTCGCGGCAGGATCTGTACAAGCTGCGGCTGGACATCGGGTACGTCTTTCAGTTCGCGGCGCTGTTCGACAGCATGACCATCGCCGAGAACCTGTCGATGGGGCTCATCAAGAAGGGCGGGATGAGCGCGTCGGAAATCCGCGACCGGGTGGCCGAGTCGCTGGACCGGGTGGGGCTTTCCGGATTCCAGGACCGCTATCCGTCGGAGATGTCGGGCGGGCAGCAGAAGCGGGCGGGGCTGGCGCGCGCCGTGGCGTATCGTCCCAAGTACCTGCTGTACGACGAGCCCACCAGCGGCCTGGACCCGGTGACCACCGAGGTCATCGACCGGCTGATTCTGAAGATGAAGGAAGATCTGGGGGTCACCAGCCTGGTGATTACCCACGACATGAAGAGCGCGTACAACATCAGCGACCGCATCGCCATGCTCTTTGAGGGCAGGGTGGTGGAGGAAGGCACGCCGGAAGAGTTCCAGCGCTCCAGGCACCCCCTGGTTCGCGGCTTCGTGGAGGGGCGTCCGGAGGTGATCGAGGAGGCGCAGCGGCAGATGGCCGAGGAAGCCGCGAACGGCGGAGACGGACACCGCGGGCACGGCTCGCAGGGGAGACACGCATGA
- a CDS encoding MlaD family protein: MRFKNEAVVGLVVILGILTAVAGSVWLSGQSWGAAQRDISAAFSDVGALTEGNAVKYRGVKVGRVSKIELSPRGTGVYVTMGVDPSVTIPRNAAVLLSAESMFGDWQAEIISQSDFPDLVFTSVPRRDVLPGAALPDISELTAVAARIAGDIETLSTRIQIAFTPETAVKIRQTIENVEGVTEQLSGFVDQQTRTYGQVGTNVLASTENIRLATAEARQTMADVRTSLQGGDVQQILSNARQASANLNTLSSQLSTAASGMPGLLARTDTTIAAFGATATVLNQTLTGLQPGLAEVGPTVAETRALITNFNGLLTNLQSNQGSIGRLMTDPALYEETQRLIVTMQRLMADIQANPGKYIAELQIF, translated from the coding sequence ATGAGGTTCAAGAACGAGGCGGTCGTAGGGCTGGTGGTGATCCTGGGGATCCTTACCGCGGTGGCCGGATCGGTGTGGCTCAGCGGCCAGAGCTGGGGCGCGGCGCAGCGCGACATCAGCGCGGCGTTCAGCGACGTGGGCGCGCTTACCGAGGGCAACGCGGTCAAGTACCGCGGGGTCAAGGTGGGCCGCGTGAGCAAGATCGAGCTGTCGCCGCGCGGAACGGGCGTGTACGTGACCATGGGCGTGGACCCCTCGGTCACCATCCCCCGCAACGCGGCGGTGCTGCTGAGCGCCGAGTCCATGTTCGGGGACTGGCAGGCGGAAATCATCAGCCAGAGCGACTTTCCGGACCTGGTCTTTACCTCCGTGCCGCGGCGCGACGTGCTTCCGGGCGCGGCGCTCCCCGACATTTCGGAGCTGACGGCCGTGGCCGCGCGCATCGCCGGCGACATTGAAACGCTGTCGACGCGCATCCAGATCGCCTTCACGCCCGAGACGGCGGTGAAGATCCGGCAGACGATCGAGAACGTGGAAGGCGTGACGGAGCAGCTGAGCGGCTTTGTGGACCAGCAGACGCGCACCTACGGGCAGGTGGGCACCAACGTGCTGGCGTCCACGGAAAACATCCGCCTCGCCACGGCCGAGGCGCGGCAGACCATGGCGGACGTGCGCACCAGCCTGCAGGGCGGCGACGTGCAGCAGATTCTGAGCAACGCGCGCCAGGCCAGCGCCAACCTGAACACGCTCAGCTCGCAGCTGTCCACGGCGGCGTCGGGAATGCCCGGGCTGCTGGCGCGCACGGACACCACGATCGCGGCGTTCGGCGCCACGGCCACGGTGCTGAACCAGACGCTCACCGGGCTGCAGCCGGGGCTGGCGGAAGTGGGGCCGACGGTGGCGGAGACGCGGGCGCTGATCACCAACTTCAACGGCCTGCTCACCAACCTGCAGAGCAACCAGGGCAGCATCGGCCGGCTGATGACGGACCCGGCGCTGTACGAGGAGACGCAGCGGCTGATCGTGACCATGCAGCGGCTGATGGCCGACATTCAGGCGAATCCGGGGAAGTACATCGCGGAGCTGCAAATCTTTTAG
- a CDS encoding aspartate kinase yields the protein MALIVQKYGGTSVGSPERIRAVAARVARAHRRGDQVVVVVSAMGDTTDDLITLAHLVTGAENAAAQHPREMDMLLTSGERISMALVAMAICREGVPARSLTGSQAAIITDTRHTAARILEVRAERVRETVESGEVAIVAGFQGVSRAREITTLGRGGSDTTAVALACALGADRCEIYTDVDGIYSADPRRVPAARRIPEISHAEMLELAAAGAQVMHPRAVDMGVRFGMDIRVLSSFVDDADQDESGRGTLITENPTLMEELALTGIASARGFATLVVRGLPAGMRTPTEVLIGMAEDGVSIDMITEAPHADGRILLQITILEEDIERTQTVIRRVAEKLGAPDPVMEAQGGLARIAMVGSGMQGRPGVYAAAFRTLMEAGVDVEAVSTSSISITVFVDAARENEALQALHTGFGLDAPAAVPATA from the coding sequence ATGGCCCTGATCGTCCAGAAGTACGGCGGCACCTCGGTAGGATCTCCGGAACGCATCCGCGCGGTGGCGGCTCGCGTGGCGCGGGCGCACCGGCGCGGCGACCAGGTCGTCGTCGTCGTTTCCGCCATGGGCGACACGACGGACGACCTGATCACCCTCGCCCATCTGGTCACCGGCGCCGAGAACGCCGCCGCCCAGCATCCGCGCGAGATGGACATGCTGCTCACCAGCGGCGAACGCATCTCCATGGCGCTCGTGGCCATGGCCATCTGCCGCGAAGGGGTGCCCGCGCGCTCGCTGACCGGCAGCCAGGCCGCCATCATCACCGACACGCGCCACACCGCCGCCCGCATCCTCGAAGTCCGCGCGGAACGTGTGCGCGAGACGGTTGAATCGGGCGAGGTGGCGATCGTGGCCGGCTTTCAGGGCGTGAGCCGCGCGCGCGAAATCACCACGCTGGGGCGCGGCGGCAGCGACACCACGGCGGTGGCGCTGGCCTGCGCGCTGGGCGCCGACCGCTGCGAGATCTACACGGACGTGGACGGCATCTATAGCGCCGACCCGCGCCGCGTGCCCGCCGCGCGGCGCATTCCGGAGATTTCGCACGCGGAAATGCTGGAGCTGGCCGCCGCCGGCGCGCAGGTGATGCACCCCCGCGCCGTGGACATGGGCGTCCGCTTCGGCATGGACATCCGCGTGCTTTCCTCCTTTGTGGACGACGCGGACCAGGACGAATCCGGGCGCGGCACCCTGATCACCGAGAATCCCACGCTCATGGAAGAGCTCGCCCTTACCGGAATCGCCTCCGCCCGCGGCTTTGCCACCCTGGTGGTGCGCGGCCTTCCCGCCGGCATGCGCACGCCCACCGAGGTGCTCATCGGCATGGCCGAGGACGGCGTCAGCATCGACATGATCACCGAGGCGCCGCACGCGGACGGCCGCATTCTTCTGCAGATCACCATTCTGGAAGAAGACATCGAGCGCACGCAGACGGTCATCCGCCGCGTGGCGGAGAAGCTGGGCGCGCCCGATCCCGTCATGGAGGCGCAGGGCGGACTGGCGCGCATCGCCATGGTGGGAAGCGGAATGCAGGGGCGGCCCGGCGTGTACGCGGCCGCGTTCCGCACGCTGATGGAGGCGGGTGTGGACGTGGAGGCGGTGTCGACGTCGTCCATCTCCATCACCGTGTTCGTGGATGCGGCGCGGGAGAACGAGGCGCTGCAGGCGCTGCACACCGGTTTCGGGCTGGACGCGCCGGCGGCCGTCCCCGCCACGGCCTGA
- a CDS encoding aspartate-semialdehyde dehydrogenase gives MHIALLGATGAVGRTMLQVLRERDLPVDKLTLLASERSAGREIEWNGKSYTVQAPARGCFRGVDYALFSAGADRSLEWGPRAADEGAVVVDNSSAFRTEADVPLVVPEVNLDAARNRPRGIIANPNCSTIQMVVALEAIRRAAGLTRVVASTYQSVSGAGETGRDALRHELAGQADSHSPFARPIAGNVLPQIGSIDGEGWTGEERKIMQETRKILSLPDLAVTATCVRVPVDVGHSVSVMAETEREISAEEALRVLAAFPGVVASSSADAYPTAREIAGRDEVFVGRVRRDPFLARTLHLWVVADNLRKGAATNAVQIVEELSGA, from the coding sequence ATGCACATTGCTCTGCTGGGCGCCACCGGCGCCGTGGGACGCACCATGCTGCAGGTGCTGCGCGAACGCGACCTGCCGGTGGACAAGCTGACGCTCCTTGCGTCGGAGCGTTCCGCCGGACGCGAGATCGAGTGGAACGGAAAGTCGTACACCGTGCAGGCGCCCGCGCGGGGCTGCTTTCGCGGGGTGGACTACGCCCTCTTTTCCGCCGGGGCGGACCGCTCGCTGGAGTGGGGACCGCGCGCCGCGGACGAGGGCGCCGTCGTCGTCGACAACTCCTCGGCGTTCCGCACGGAAGCCGACGTCCCGCTCGTCGTCCCCGAAGTGAACCTGGACGCGGCGCGCAACCGGCCGCGCGGCATCATCGCCAACCCCAACTGCTCCACCATCCAGATGGTGGTGGCGCTGGAGGCCATCCGCCGGGCGGCGGGGCTCACGCGCGTGGTGGCGAGCACCTACCAGTCCGTCAGCGGGGCGGGGGAGACGGGGCGCGACGCGCTGCGCCACGAACTCGCGGGCCAGGCGGATTCGCACTCGCCCTTTGCACGGCCCATCGCGGGGAACGTGCTGCCGCAGATCGGGTCCATCGACGGCGAGGGATGGACGGGCGAAGAGCGCAAGATCATGCAGGAGACGCGCAAGATCCTTTCGCTTCCCGACCTCGCCGTGACGGCGACGTGCGTGCGGGTGCCGGTGGATGTGGGCCATTCCGTTTCGGTGATGGCGGAAACCGAGCGGGAGATTTCCGCCGAGGAGGCGCTGCGCGTGCTGGCGGCGTTCCCCGGCGTGGTGGCATCCTCGTCCGCGGACGCGTATCCTACCGCGCGGGAGATCGCAGGGCGCGACGAGGTGTTCGTGGGGCGCGTGCGGCGCGATCCGTTTCTGGCCCGCACGCTGCACCTGTGGGTGGTCGCGGACAACCTGCGCAAGGGCGCGGCGACCAACGCCGTACAGATCGTGGAGGAACTCTCGGGTGCCTAA
- a CDS encoding NUDIX domain-containing protein: protein MIETSAGGVCYRWHEGRAHVLLIRDAYQHWGFPKGHVEGAETAADAALREVEEETGLTELRLGPRLRTIDWFFRFRGKLIHKYCHFYLIESPCGETCPQREEGITECIWLPLEDAIQSISYDNAREVLMLAAERLLGEVRAAVAAHRAAESSAEQN, encoded by the coding sequence GTGATCGAGACCAGTGCCGGCGGCGTATGCTACCGCTGGCACGAGGGCCGCGCGCACGTGCTGCTCATCCGTGACGCCTATCAGCACTGGGGCTTTCCCAAGGGGCACGTGGAAGGCGCCGAGACCGCCGCCGACGCCGCCCTGCGCGAAGTGGAGGAAGAGACGGGGCTGACGGAACTCCGTCTCGGGCCCCGGCTGCGCACCATCGACTGGTTCTTTCGCTTTCGCGGCAAGCTGATTCACAAGTACTGCCACTTCTACCTGATCGAATCTCCCTGCGGCGAAACCTGCCCGCAGCGCGAGGAAGGGATCACGGAGTGCATCTGGCTGCCGCTGGAGGATGCGATCCAGTCCATCTCGTACGACAACGCCCGCGAGGTGCTGATGCTGGCCGCCGAGCGCCTGCTGGGCGAGGTGCGCGCCGCGGTGGCCGCCCATCGCGCGGCGGAGTCGTCGGCCGAGCAGAACTGA
- a CDS encoding MmcQ/YjbR family DNA-binding protein, which yields MTETDPRGVDYDFVRRCALALPGVTEGMSYGTPSLHLGRKLFLRLREDGESLVLKTDFYERDHLLASDPAAFFTEPHYDGYPIVLVHLSAAPREQLRGLIVDGWRRLATKKQVAAYDAAAE from the coding sequence ATGACGGAAACCGATCCGCGCGGGGTGGATTACGACTTCGTCCGGCGGTGCGCGCTCGCCCTGCCGGGAGTGACGGAGGGGATGTCGTACGGCACGCCGTCCCTGCACCTCGGCCGCAAGCTGTTTCTGCGGCTACGGGAGGATGGGGAGTCGCTGGTGCTCAAGACGGACTTCTACGAGCGCGACCACCTGCTGGCCAGCGACCCGGCCGCGTTCTTTACCGAACCGCACTACGACGGCTATCCCATCGTCCTCGTGCACCTGTCCGCCGCGCCGCGCGAGCAGCTTCGCGGGTTGATCGTGGATGGGTGGCGGCGCCTGGCCACGAAGAAGCAGGTGGCGGCCTACGATGCAGCGGCGGAATGA
- a CDS encoding efflux transporter outer membrane subunit, translating into MMRLIHAAPALALALLLAACTVGPRPGASPGPVPALQTRADGALSPATRAYLDSLSRTRAAQPAPLASAGTQLDTTRALAWLDVLQDPQLVSLVNEAVAGNRELALAEGRVREYRSLVTVARSGLYPQVSANAGTSRNRAIQGPNGLEFDAVRVTGDATWELDFWGQTRRGTQAARYDLGARREDARAVTLSLVGDVATAYLQMRELDENLRLAEETLESRRLTVELARQRFRQGVTSELDVRQFEAELADPAARLADFARQRTEAENRLALLLGRAPGPIARGRPLEEVVRAVSIPASIPGELIAGRPDVRAAERALQASTARVGATMANRYPSVALTGMYGTQRENFSGLFDRSGEVYTMQLGVSVPLFTGGRQRGEEGAARARTVQARSQYEQTVLSALREADDALAGVRSGRDQLLARGAQVQALRAALNMAEQRYRAGVSSYLEVLDPQRQLFAARLALVQAERQYLVSIVNLYRALGGSWDNAQ; encoded by the coding sequence ATGATGCGATTGATCCACGCGGCGCCGGCGTTGGCGCTCGCCCTGCTGCTGGCCGCCTGCACGGTGGGCCCGCGGCCGGGGGCATCGCCGGGCCCGGTGCCGGCGCTACAGACCCGCGCGGACGGGGCGCTTTCCCCCGCTACGCGCGCGTACCTGGACTCGCTTTCCCGCACGCGCGCCGCACAGCCCGCGCCCCTCGCCTCGGCGGGCACGCAGCTGGACACGACGCGCGCGCTGGCCTGGCTTGACGTGCTGCAGGACCCGCAGCTGGTGTCGCTCGTCAACGAAGCGGTGGCGGGCAACCGCGAACTGGCGCTGGCGGAGGGGCGCGTGCGGGAGTACCGGTCGCTGGTCACCGTGGCGCGCAGCGGGCTGTATCCGCAGGTGAGCGCCAACGCGGGGACGAGCCGCAACCGCGCCATCCAGGGCCCCAACGGGCTGGAGTTCGACGCGGTGCGGGTGACGGGTGACGCGACGTGGGAGCTGGACTTCTGGGGGCAGACACGGCGCGGCACCCAGGCGGCGCGCTACGACCTGGGCGCGCGGCGGGAGGATGCGCGCGCCGTCACCCTCTCGCTGGTGGGCGACGTGGCCACCGCGTACCTGCAGATGCGGGAGCTGGATGAGAATCTGCGGCTGGCGGAGGAAACGCTGGAGTCGCGGCGGCTCACGGTGGAGCTGGCCCGGCAGCGCTTTCGGCAGGGAGTGACGTCGGAGCTGGATGTGCGGCAGTTCGAGGCGGAGTTGGCGGACCCGGCGGCGCGGCTGGCGGACTTCGCGCGGCAGCGGACGGAGGCGGAGAACCGCCTGGCGCTGCTGCTGGGCCGCGCGCCGGGGCCAATCGCCCGGGGCCGGCCGCTGGAGGAGGTGGTGCGCGCCGTTTCCATCCCCGCCTCCATCCCCGGTGAGCTGATCGCCGGGCGCCCGGACGTGCGCGCGGCGGAGCGGGCGCTGCAGGCGTCCACCGCCCGCGTGGGCGCGACGATGGCGAACCGCTATCCCTCCGTGGCGCTTACGGGGATGTACGGCACGCAGCGCGAGAACTTCAGCGGCCTCTTCGACCGCTCGGGCGAGGTGTACACGATGCAACTGGGCGTTTCCGTCCCCCTGTTCACCGGTGGACGCCAGCGCGGCGAAGAGGGCGCGGCGCGGGCGCGCACCGTACAGGCGCGCTCGCAGTACGAGCAGACGGTGCTGTCCGCCCTGCGCGAGGCGGACGACGCGCTGGCCGGCGTGCGCTCCGGGCGGGACCAGCTTCTGGCGCGCGGCGCGCAGGTGCAGGCGCTGCGGGCGGCGCTGAACATGGCGGAGCAGCGGTACCGGGCCGGCGTGTCGAGCTACCTGGAGGTGCTGGATCCGCAGCGGCAGCTGTTTGCCGCCCGGCTGGCGCTGGTGCAGGCGGAGCGGCAGTACCTGGTCTCCATCGTGAACCTGTACCGCGCGCTCGGCGGCAGCTGGGACAACGCGCAGTAG